A genome region from Gossypium hirsutum isolate 1008001.06 chromosome A04, Gossypium_hirsutum_v2.1, whole genome shotgun sequence includes the following:
- the LOC107932708 gene encoding transcription initiation factor TFIID subunit 6 isoform X3 codes for MSNVPKEAIEVIAQSIGITNLSPDVALALAPDVEYRVREIMQEAIKCMRHSRRTVLTTDDVDSALNLRNVEPICGFASRDALRFKKAAGHKDLFYIDDKDVEFKEVLESPLPKAPLDTSVTSHWLAIEGIQPAIPENASIEAPSDGKKAEYKEDGLSVDVKLPIKHVLSRELQVARNLNNFPLMFCLMRVARSLLQNEHLHIEPYLHQLMPSIITCLVAKRLGNKFTENHWELRNFAAKLVASICKRFGHVYHNLQPRVTRTLLHAFLDPTKTFPQHYGAIQGLAALGPSVVRLLILPNLEAYLQLLEPEIKRHEAWCVYGALLRAAGLCMYDRLKMFPSLLAPPTRPVWKSNNKVATNKRKASTDTLMQQQPPAKKIATESAIGMMPINSMQTDLQGAVSGFSTTVGGSNIGVSSMSRPLSNDNMLGREVGGRVSKTSTVLAQAWKEDTDPGNLLASLFELFGESMLSFTPKPELSFFL; via the exons atgagTAACGTTCCAAAAGAAGCCATTGAAGTGATAGCACAGAGCATTGGCATTACCAATTTGTCCCCAGATGTCGCCCTTGCTTTGGCTCCTGATGTTGAATATCGCGTTCGAGAAATCATGCAG GAGGCAATTAAATGCATGCGCCACTCACGGCGGACGGTTCTGACAACTGATGACGTTGACAGTGCTCTTAATCTGAGAAACGTGGAG CCGATATGTGGATTTGCCTCTCGTGATGCACTACGATTCAAGAAAGCCGCTGGGCATAAGGATTTGTTCTACATTGATGACAAAGATGTGGAGTTTAAAGAA GTTCTTGAGTCACCTTTGCCAAAAGCACCACTTGATACATCTGTTACATCCCACTGGCTTGCGATTGAAGGCATTCAACCAGCAATTCCAGAAAATGCTTCAATTGAAG CACCCTCTGATGGTAAAAAGGCTGAATACAAAGAAGATGGGCTTTCCGTTGATGTCAAATTACCTATTAAGCATGTATTATCTAGAGAACTTCAA GTTGCACGGAATTTGAACAATTTCCCTCTCATGTTTTGTTTGATGCGTGTTGCCCGGAGTCTTCTCCAGAATGAACACTTGCACATAGAACCTTAC TTACACCAGTTGATGCCATCTATTATTACATGCCTCGTTGCAAAAAGGTTAGGAAATAAATTCACCGAAAATCATTGGGAACTTAGAAACTTCGCAGCAAAGCTAGTGGCATCAATTTGCAAAAG atttgggCATGTTTATCACAATCTTCAGCCACGTGTGACAAGGACACTGCTCCACGCTTTTTTGGACCCAACGAAAACATTTCCCCAGCATTACGGAGCAATTCAAGGGTTAGCAGCCCTTGGACCCAGTGTG GTTCGTTTACTTATACTACCAAATCTTGAAGCGTATTTGCAGCTTCTTGAACCTGAAATAAAAAGACACGAGGCCTGGTGTGTTTATGGGGCTCTGCTG CGTGCAGCTGGACTGTGCATGTATGATCGGCTTAAAATGTTCCCCAGTTTGCTAGCACCCCCAACTCGTCCCGTCTGGAAAAGCAACAACAAAGTTGCgacta ATAAACGAAAAGCAAGCACGGACACCTTGATGCAGCAGCAACCACCTGCCAAGAAAATAGCAACTGAGAGTGCAATAGGTATGATGCCAATAAATTCCATGCAAACTGATTTACAAGGGGCAGTTAGCGGCTTTTCTACCACCGTAGGAGGTTCCAATATTGGTGTATCATCAATGTCACGGCCGTTATCAAACGATAACATGCTAGGAAGGGAGGTCGGGGGTcgagtttcaaagacatcaactGTTCTAGCTCAGGCCTGGAAGGAAGACACAGACCCAGGGAACTTGTTAGCATCATTATTTGAACTTTTTGGTGAGAGTATGTTATCATTTACCCCCAAACCTGAGCTTTCATTCTTCCTTTGA
- the LOC107932709 gene encoding serine/threonine-protein phosphatase PP-X isozyme 2 isoform X3: MVEGSFKFWSNLDSLLNGTVLPIAFQISGDIHGQFYDMKELFKVGGDCPKTNYLFLGDFVDRGFYSVETFLLMLALKVRYPDRITLIRGNHESRQITQVYGFYDECLRWRASNVSDCQGRVLSTIADDILCCHRLLYVSLSALIENKIFSVHGGLSPVISTLDQIRIIDRKQEVPHDGAMCDLLWSDPEENVDGWGLSPRGAGFLFGSSVVTSFNHTNNIDYICRAHQLVMEGYKWMFNNQIVTVWSAPNYCYRCGNVAAILELDENLNKQFRVFDAAPQDSRGTPAKRPAPDYFL; the protein is encoded by the exons ATGGTGGAAGGGTCATTCAAATTTTGGTCAAATTTGGATTCTTTATTGAATGGAACAGTGTTGCCGATCGCATTTCAG ATATCCGGCGATATCCACGGGCAGTTCTATGATATGAAAGAGCTTTTTAAAGTAGGAGGCGATTGCCCTAAGACAAATTATTTGTTTCTCGGAGATTTTGTCGATAGAGGGTTTTACTCGGTGGAAACCTTTCTACTTATGCTAGCTTTGAAg GTGAGATATCCGGATCGCATAACACTCATTAGAGGGAACCATGAAAGTCGTCAAATCACACAG GTATACGGATTCTATGATGAGTGCCTGC GTTGGAGGGCGAGTAATGTTTCCGATTGTCAAGGGCGAGTTTTAAGTACCATAGCTGATGATATTTTATGTTGTCATCGATTATTGTATGTTAGTCTTTCAGCCCTTATCGAGAACAAAATTTTTAGCGTCCATGGTGGTCTCTCTCCTGTAATATCAACTTTGGATCAG ATTCGGATAATTGATCGGAAGCAAGAAGTACCTCATGATGGTGCCATGTGTGATCTGTTGTGGTCAGACCCAGAGGAGAATGTCGACGGTTGGGGTTTGAGTCCCCGTGGTGCAGGCTTCCTCTTCGGCAGCAGTGTCGTTACTTCGTTCAACCACACAAACAATATTGACTATATATGCCGTGCGCATCAGTTGGTTATGGAAGGGTACAAATGGATGTTCAATAACCAGATAGTCACGGTCTGGTCCGCTCCCAATTACTGTTACAG ATGTGGTAATGTTGCTGCAATCCTTGAGCTGGATGAGAATCTTAACAAGCAATTCCGGGTTTTTGATGCAGCACCACAG GATTCAAGAGGTACTCCGGCCAAACGACCTGCACCCGATTACTTTCTATGA
- the LOC107932709 gene encoding serine/threonine-protein phosphatase PP-X isozyme 2 isoform X1 has protein sequence MSDLDRQIEQLKKCEPLKESEVKALCLKAMEILVEESNVQRVDAPVTISGDIHGQFYDMKELFKVGGDCPKTNYLFLGDFVDRGFYSVETFLLMLALKVRYPDRITLIRGNHESRQITQVYGFYDECLRWRASNVSDCQGRVLSTIADDILCCHRLLYVSLSALIENKIFSVHGGLSPVISTLDQIRIIDRKQEVPHDGAMCDLLWSDPEENVDGWGLSPRGAGFLFGSSVVTSFNHTNNIDYICRAHQLVMEGYKWMFNNQIVTVWSAPNYCYRCGNVAAILELDENLNKQFRVFDAAPQDSRGTPAKRPAPDYFL, from the exons ATGTCAGACCTAGACAGGCAAATAGAGCAGCTAAAGAAGTGTGAGCCTTTGAAAGAATCCGAAGTGAAAGCTCTTTGCCTTAAAGCCATGGAAATCCTCGTTGAAGAAAGTAATGTTCAAAGAGTCGATGCCCCTGTTACT ATATCCGGCGATATCCACGGGCAGTTCTATGATATGAAAGAGCTTTTTAAAGTAGGAGGCGATTGCCCTAAGACAAATTATTTGTTTCTCGGAGATTTTGTCGATAGAGGGTTTTACTCGGTGGAAACCTTTCTACTTATGCTAGCTTTGAAg GTGAGATATCCGGATCGCATAACACTCATTAGAGGGAACCATGAAAGTCGTCAAATCACACAG GTATACGGATTCTATGATGAGTGCCTGC GTTGGAGGGCGAGTAATGTTTCCGATTGTCAAGGGCGAGTTTTAAGTACCATAGCTGATGATATTTTATGTTGTCATCGATTATTGTATGTTAGTCTTTCAGCCCTTATCGAGAACAAAATTTTTAGCGTCCATGGTGGTCTCTCTCCTGTAATATCAACTTTGGATCAG ATTCGGATAATTGATCGGAAGCAAGAAGTACCTCATGATGGTGCCATGTGTGATCTGTTGTGGTCAGACCCAGAGGAGAATGTCGACGGTTGGGGTTTGAGTCCCCGTGGTGCAGGCTTCCTCTTCGGCAGCAGTGTCGTTACTTCGTTCAACCACACAAACAATATTGACTATATATGCCGTGCGCATCAGTTGGTTATGGAAGGGTACAAATGGATGTTCAATAACCAGATAGTCACGGTCTGGTCCGCTCCCAATTACTGTTACAG ATGTGGTAATGTTGCTGCAATCCTTGAGCTGGATGAGAATCTTAACAAGCAATTCCGGGTTTTTGATGCAGCACCACAG GATTCAAGAGGTACTCCGGCCAAACGACCTGCACCCGATTACTTTCTATGA
- the LOC107932750 gene encoding syntaxin-51 → MASPSDTWIKEYNEAIKIADDINGMISGKGSLPSSGPETQRHASAIRRKITILGTRLDGLQSLMSKPTGKPLTDKEMNRRKDMVTNLRSKSNQMASAFNMSNLANRDSLLGTETKPDTMSRTIGLDNSGLIGLQRQIMKEQDEGLEKLEETLVSTKHIALAVSEELDLHTTLIDDLGQHVDVIDSHLQRVLKNMGIMNKHINGGWSCMCMLVAVIGIVVLLVLIYLFIKYL, encoded by the exons ATGGCATCTCCTTCAGATACATGGATAAAAGAATACAACGAGGCAATAAAAATTGCAGACGATATCAATGGCATGATATCCGGCAAGGGTTCCTTGCCTTCGTCTGGACCGGAAACGCAGCGTCACGCTTCAGCTATTCGAAGGAAGATTACGATCTTAGGGACTCGACTCGATGGACTGCAATCCCTCATGTCTAAACCTACTGGGAAGCCATT AACAGATAAGGAGATGAATCGACGCAAAGACATGGTCACGAATTTGAGATCAAAATCGAATCAAATGGCTTCGGCATTCAACATGTCGAACCTTGCTAATAGAGACAGCTTACTAGGGACAGAAACTAAGCCAGATACTATGAGTAGAACAATCGGTTTGGATAACTCCGGCCTTATCGGTCTTCAACGACAAATAATGAAAG AGCAAGATGAGGGTCTCGAGAAGTTGGAGGAAACGCTCGTAAGCACGAAGCACATCGCATTAGCGGTCAGCGAAGAACTTGATCTGCATACCACACTAATT GATGACCTCGGCCAACATGTAGATGTCATCGATTCTCACCTACAG AGAGTGCTGAAAAACATGGGAATTATGAACAAGCACATCAATGGCGGATGGTCGTGTATGTGCATGCTTGTAGCTGTCATTGGAATTGTGGTTCTGCTTGTCCTTATATACCTATTCATCAAATACTTGTAA
- the LOC107932720 gene encoding V-type proton ATPase subunit e1 — MGFLVTTLIFSVIAVIASLCTRICCNRGPSANLLHLTLVITATVCCWMMWAIVYLAQMKPLIVPILSEGE; from the exons ATGGGTTTCTTAGTAACAACCCTAATTTTTTCTGTGATTGCGGTAATTGCATCACTTTGTACCAGAATCTGTTGTAACAGAGGTCCCTCTGCTAATCT GTTACATCTAACATTGGTCATTACAGCAACCGTCTGTTGTTGGATGAT GTGGGCAATTGTATACCTAGCACAAATGAAACCACTCATTGTCCCCATTTTAAGTGAAGGAGAGTGa
- the LOC107932709 gene encoding serine/threonine-protein phosphatase PP-X isozyme 2 isoform X2, translated as MSDLDRQIEQLKKCEPLKESEVKALCLKAMEILVEESNVQRVDAPVTISGDIHGQFYDMKELFKVGGDCPKTNYLFLGDFVDRGFYSVETFLLMLALKVRYPDRITLIRGNHESRQITQVYGFYDECLRKYGSVNVWRYCTDIFDYLSLSALIENKIFSVHGGLSPVISTLDQIRIIDRKQEVPHDGAMCDLLWSDPEENVDGWGLSPRGAGFLFGSSVVTSFNHTNNIDYICRAHQLVMEGYKWMFNNQIVTVWSAPNYCYRCGNVAAILELDENLNKQFRVFDAAPQDSRGTPAKRPAPDYFL; from the exons ATGTCAGACCTAGACAGGCAAATAGAGCAGCTAAAGAAGTGTGAGCCTTTGAAAGAATCCGAAGTGAAAGCTCTTTGCCTTAAAGCCATGGAAATCCTCGTTGAAGAAAGTAATGTTCAAAGAGTCGATGCCCCTGTTACT ATATCCGGCGATATCCACGGGCAGTTCTATGATATGAAAGAGCTTTTTAAAGTAGGAGGCGATTGCCCTAAGACAAATTATTTGTTTCTCGGAGATTTTGTCGATAGAGGGTTTTACTCGGTGGAAACCTTTCTACTTATGCTAGCTTTGAAg GTGAGATATCCGGATCGCATAACACTCATTAGAGGGAACCATGAAAGTCGTCAAATCACACAG GTATACGGATTCTATGATGAGTGCCTGCGTAAGTATGGCTCGGTGAATGTTTGGAGATATTGTACTgacatatttgattatttaag TCTTTCAGCCCTTATCGAGAACAAAATTTTTAGCGTCCATGGTGGTCTCTCTCCTGTAATATCAACTTTGGATCAG ATTCGGATAATTGATCGGAAGCAAGAAGTACCTCATGATGGTGCCATGTGTGATCTGTTGTGGTCAGACCCAGAGGAGAATGTCGACGGTTGGGGTTTGAGTCCCCGTGGTGCAGGCTTCCTCTTCGGCAGCAGTGTCGTTACTTCGTTCAACCACACAAACAATATTGACTATATATGCCGTGCGCATCAGTTGGTTATGGAAGGGTACAAATGGATGTTCAATAACCAGATAGTCACGGTCTGGTCCGCTCCCAATTACTGTTACAG ATGTGGTAATGTTGCTGCAATCCTTGAGCTGGATGAGAATCTTAACAAGCAATTCCGGGTTTTTGATGCAGCACCACAG GATTCAAGAGGTACTCCGGCCAAACGACCTGCACCCGATTACTTTCTATGA
- the LOC107932708 gene encoding transcription initiation factor TFIID subunit 6 isoform X2 — protein sequence MSNVPKEAIEVIAQSIGITNLSPDVALALAPDVEYRVREIMQEAIKCMRHSRRTVLTTDDVDSALNLRNVEPICGFASRDALRFKKAAGHKDLFYIDDKDVEFKEVLESPLPKAPLDTSVTSHWLAIEGIQPAIPENASIEAPSDGKKAEYKEDGLSVDVKLPIKHVLSRELQLYFDKIVDITMNKSVSILFKQALLSLATDSGLHPLVPYFTCFIADEVARNLNNFPLMFCLMRVARSLLQNEHLHIEPYLHQLMPSIITCLVAKRLGNKFTENHWELRNFAAKLVASICKRFGHVYHNLQPRVTRTLLHAFLDPTKTFPQHYGAIQGLAALGPSVLLEPEIKRHEAWCVYGALLRAAGLCMYDRLKMFPSLLAPPTRPVWKSNNKVATNKRKASTDTLMQQQPPAKKIATESAIGMMPINSMQTDLQGAVSGFSTTVGGSNIGVSSMSRPLSNDNMLGREVGGRVSKTSTVLAQAWKEDTDPGNLLASLFELFGESMLSFTPKPELSFFL from the exons atgagTAACGTTCCAAAAGAAGCCATTGAAGTGATAGCACAGAGCATTGGCATTACCAATTTGTCCCCAGATGTCGCCCTTGCTTTGGCTCCTGATGTTGAATATCGCGTTCGAGAAATCATGCAG GAGGCAATTAAATGCATGCGCCACTCACGGCGGACGGTTCTGACAACTGATGACGTTGACAGTGCTCTTAATCTGAGAAACGTGGAG CCGATATGTGGATTTGCCTCTCGTGATGCACTACGATTCAAGAAAGCCGCTGGGCATAAGGATTTGTTCTACATTGATGACAAAGATGTGGAGTTTAAAGAA GTTCTTGAGTCACCTTTGCCAAAAGCACCACTTGATACATCTGTTACATCCCACTGGCTTGCGATTGAAGGCATTCAACCAGCAATTCCAGAAAATGCTTCAATTGAAG CACCCTCTGATGGTAAAAAGGCTGAATACAAAGAAGATGGGCTTTCCGTTGATGTCAAATTACCTATTAAGCATGTATTATCTAGAGAACTTCAA CTTTACTTTGACAAGATCGTGGACATTACCATGAATAAATCAGTCTCGATTCTCTTTAAACAAGCATTACTGAGTTTGGCAACAGACTCAGGATTACATCCTTTAGTTCCTTATTTTACATGTTTCATTGCTGATGAG GTTGCACGGAATTTGAACAATTTCCCTCTCATGTTTTGTTTGATGCGTGTTGCCCGGAGTCTTCTCCAGAATGAACACTTGCACATAGAACCTTAC TTACACCAGTTGATGCCATCTATTATTACATGCCTCGTTGCAAAAAGGTTAGGAAATAAATTCACCGAAAATCATTGGGAACTTAGAAACTTCGCAGCAAAGCTAGTGGCATCAATTTGCAAAAG atttgggCATGTTTATCACAATCTTCAGCCACGTGTGACAAGGACACTGCTCCACGCTTTTTTGGACCCAACGAAAACATTTCCCCAGCATTACGGAGCAATTCAAGGGTTAGCAGCCCTTGGACCCAGTGTG CTTCTTGAACCTGAAATAAAAAGACACGAGGCCTGGTGTGTTTATGGGGCTCTGCTG CGTGCAGCTGGACTGTGCATGTATGATCGGCTTAAAATGTTCCCCAGTTTGCTAGCACCCCCAACTCGTCCCGTCTGGAAAAGCAACAACAAAGTTGCgacta ATAAACGAAAAGCAAGCACGGACACCTTGATGCAGCAGCAACCACCTGCCAAGAAAATAGCAACTGAGAGTGCAATAGGTATGATGCCAATAAATTCCATGCAAACTGATTTACAAGGGGCAGTTAGCGGCTTTTCTACCACCGTAGGAGGTTCCAATATTGGTGTATCATCAATGTCACGGCCGTTATCAAACGATAACATGCTAGGAAGGGAGGTCGGGGGTcgagtttcaaagacatcaactGTTCTAGCTCAGGCCTGGAAGGAAGACACAGACCCAGGGAACTTGTTAGCATCATTATTTGAACTTTTTGGTGAGAGTATGTTATCATTTACCCCCAAACCTGAGCTTTCATTCTTCCTTTGA
- the LOC107932708 gene encoding transcription initiation factor TFIID subunit 6 isoform X1 yields the protein MSNVPKEAIEVIAQSIGITNLSPDVALALAPDVEYRVREIMQEAIKCMRHSRRTVLTTDDVDSALNLRNVEPICGFASRDALRFKKAAGHKDLFYIDDKDVEFKEVLESPLPKAPLDTSVTSHWLAIEGIQPAIPENASIEAPSDGKKAEYKEDGLSVDVKLPIKHVLSRELQLYFDKIVDITMNKSVSILFKQALLSLATDSGLHPLVPYFTCFIADEVARNLNNFPLMFCLMRVARSLLQNEHLHIEPYLHQLMPSIITCLVAKRLGNKFTENHWELRNFAAKLVASICKRFGHVYHNLQPRVTRTLLHAFLDPTKTFPQHYGAIQGLAALGPSVVRLLILPNLEAYLQLLEPEIKRHEAWCVYGALLRAAGLCMYDRLKMFPSLLAPPTRPVWKSNNKVATNKRKASTDTLMQQQPPAKKIATESAIGMMPINSMQTDLQGAVSGFSTTVGGSNIGVSSMSRPLSNDNMLGREVGGRVSKTSTVLAQAWKEDTDPGNLLASLFELFGESMLSFTPKPELSFFL from the exons atgagTAACGTTCCAAAAGAAGCCATTGAAGTGATAGCACAGAGCATTGGCATTACCAATTTGTCCCCAGATGTCGCCCTTGCTTTGGCTCCTGATGTTGAATATCGCGTTCGAGAAATCATGCAG GAGGCAATTAAATGCATGCGCCACTCACGGCGGACGGTTCTGACAACTGATGACGTTGACAGTGCTCTTAATCTGAGAAACGTGGAG CCGATATGTGGATTTGCCTCTCGTGATGCACTACGATTCAAGAAAGCCGCTGGGCATAAGGATTTGTTCTACATTGATGACAAAGATGTGGAGTTTAAAGAA GTTCTTGAGTCACCTTTGCCAAAAGCACCACTTGATACATCTGTTACATCCCACTGGCTTGCGATTGAAGGCATTCAACCAGCAATTCCAGAAAATGCTTCAATTGAAG CACCCTCTGATGGTAAAAAGGCTGAATACAAAGAAGATGGGCTTTCCGTTGATGTCAAATTACCTATTAAGCATGTATTATCTAGAGAACTTCAA CTTTACTTTGACAAGATCGTGGACATTACCATGAATAAATCAGTCTCGATTCTCTTTAAACAAGCATTACTGAGTTTGGCAACAGACTCAGGATTACATCCTTTAGTTCCTTATTTTACATGTTTCATTGCTGATGAG GTTGCACGGAATTTGAACAATTTCCCTCTCATGTTTTGTTTGATGCGTGTTGCCCGGAGTCTTCTCCAGAATGAACACTTGCACATAGAACCTTAC TTACACCAGTTGATGCCATCTATTATTACATGCCTCGTTGCAAAAAGGTTAGGAAATAAATTCACCGAAAATCATTGGGAACTTAGAAACTTCGCAGCAAAGCTAGTGGCATCAATTTGCAAAAG atttgggCATGTTTATCACAATCTTCAGCCACGTGTGACAAGGACACTGCTCCACGCTTTTTTGGACCCAACGAAAACATTTCCCCAGCATTACGGAGCAATTCAAGGGTTAGCAGCCCTTGGACCCAGTGTG GTTCGTTTACTTATACTACCAAATCTTGAAGCGTATTTGCAGCTTCTTGAACCTGAAATAAAAAGACACGAGGCCTGGTGTGTTTATGGGGCTCTGCTG CGTGCAGCTGGACTGTGCATGTATGATCGGCTTAAAATGTTCCCCAGTTTGCTAGCACCCCCAACTCGTCCCGTCTGGAAAAGCAACAACAAAGTTGCgacta ATAAACGAAAAGCAAGCACGGACACCTTGATGCAGCAGCAACCACCTGCCAAGAAAATAGCAACTGAGAGTGCAATAGGTATGATGCCAATAAATTCCATGCAAACTGATTTACAAGGGGCAGTTAGCGGCTTTTCTACCACCGTAGGAGGTTCCAATATTGGTGTATCATCAATGTCACGGCCGTTATCAAACGATAACATGCTAGGAAGGGAGGTCGGGGGTcgagtttcaaagacatcaactGTTCTAGCTCAGGCCTGGAAGGAAGACACAGACCCAGGGAACTTGTTAGCATCATTATTTGAACTTTTTGGTGAGAGTATGTTATCATTTACCCCCAAACCTGAGCTTTCATTCTTCCTTTGA